Proteins found in one Pectobacterium atrosepticum genomic segment:
- a CDS encoding ABC transporter substrate-binding protein has product MNMRNTLWPISGLLSATLLLSGCFNEPEENHTSHHDGRIKLAMLQPPRSGLTPLSDDAFKLSRWSTAETLVVLDKLGEAQPALATKWQQIDDKSWRFELRPNVHFHDNTTLNAATVVNALTVASTASPKPRILDGVQLTVKADGDNAVIVSTAKVDPLLPQRLSSPQLAILSTTAYGKNGVVNPINTGSGPFVLRTVTGTSSAVLDRFDGYWGEKAQSSGIDVSFVSDGAARAAALRTGTADIVEAIPVSQAPLLDQSLVHEVPMPRTNTLYLNTRHGVMQDPAMRAAVRDAINRQQLVDNVYEKRADVAQGLLGPALPWAATLRQPVANPVKAGTPAGATITLATFSDRAELPEVAVYLAQQLTAAGFTVKQVVREYAQIESDAQAGKFDAFILSRATVLDSGDPVAYLYSDFACEGSFNIAQLCQPEIDQALQKAAAIPAGEARRQAIMQAENLILASDAAIPMLHERVIQGESAQVKDALRDPRERTLINTATRIATGTK; this is encoded by the coding sequence ATGAATATGCGTAATACCCTGTGGCCTATTTCCGGTCTGCTCTCAGCTACGCTGCTGCTTTCAGGCTGCTTTAATGAACCTGAAGAAAACCACACCTCGCATCATGACGGTCGAATCAAGCTGGCGATGCTCCAGCCACCGCGTTCAGGTCTGACGCCGCTGAGCGATGACGCCTTTAAACTGTCGCGCTGGAGTACGGCAGAAACGCTGGTGGTGCTCGATAAACTCGGTGAGGCACAACCCGCTCTGGCGACGAAATGGCAGCAGATCGATGATAAATCCTGGCGTTTTGAACTGCGTCCGAACGTCCATTTTCATGACAACACCACGTTAAACGCCGCCACGGTGGTCAATGCGCTTACGGTGGCCTCTACCGCCTCACCTAAACCTCGAATTCTGGATGGCGTGCAGTTAACGGTCAAAGCCGATGGCGATAACGCCGTCATTGTCTCCACCGCCAAAGTAGATCCGCTACTACCGCAGCGTTTATCCAGCCCACAGTTGGCGATTCTTTCCACTACGGCATACGGTAAGAATGGCGTCGTCAACCCGATCAATACCGGGAGCGGCCCGTTCGTTCTGCGTACTGTCACGGGCACCAGCAGCGCAGTGTTGGATAGATTCGATGGTTACTGGGGCGAGAAAGCACAGTCCAGCGGTATCGACGTCAGCTTTGTGTCCGACGGCGCGGCACGTGCCGCCGCTCTGCGCACTGGCACGGCAGACATTGTCGAAGCCATTCCCGTTTCTCAGGCACCGCTGCTGGATCAATCGCTGGTGCATGAAGTGCCTATGCCACGTACCAACACGCTGTATCTGAATACGCGTCATGGCGTGATGCAAGACCCTGCCATGCGTGCTGCCGTACGCGATGCCATCAATCGTCAACAGTTGGTGGATAACGTGTATGAGAAGCGTGCCGATGTCGCACAAGGTCTGTTGGGACCAGCACTACCGTGGGCGGCGACGCTGCGCCAGCCTGTGGCAAATCCGGTTAAAGCCGGAACGCCCGCTGGCGCGACCATCACGCTGGCAACCTTCAGCGATCGCGCCGAGCTGCCTGAAGTCGCGGTCTATCTGGCACAGCAGCTCACCGCCGCCGGATTTACGGTGAAGCAGGTGGTGCGTGAATATGCGCAGATCGAGTCTGACGCGCAGGCTGGCAAGTTTGACGCCTTTATTTTGTCCCGCGCTACTGTGCTGGATTCAGGCGATCCGGTGGCTTATCTGTACAGCGATTTTGCCTGTGAAGGGTCATTCAATATCGCACAATTGTGCCAACCGGAAATCGATCAAGCGCTGCAAAAAGCTGCCGCGATCCCCGCAGGAGAAGCGCGCCGACAGGCCATCATGCAGGCAGAAAACCTGATCCTCGCCAGTGATGCCGCAATCCCGATGCTGCATGAGCGAGTGATTCAAGGTGAGAGTGCTCAGGTAAAAGACGCACTGCGTGATCCGCGTGAACGCACGTTGATTAACACCGCCACGCGCATTGCTACCGGCACGAAATAA
- a CDS encoding MFS transporter — protein sequence MSDLTANRAPRPYPPLLLGSQLVFNIGFYAVVPFLAIFLRDDMLLSGWAIGLVIGFRTFSQQGIFLVGGALADRFGARVTILCGCVVRISGYLLLALGDSLWPIILGACLTGVGGALFSPAIEALMAQAGTQSEKEGKRSRSEWFALFAICGELGAVLGPLLGSVLAGYGFQRVALAGAGVFVIALIVLFFSLPPTQRNQAELHIAPWWETFRQRRFVAFIIAYSAYLFSYNQLYLALPVELHRSGSSEKDLGTLFVLASLLVIGLQLPLARFARRVGAARMLPLGFALLSASFFSVALFASTTPPEGWQRLLPAISLITLLTLGQMLIVPVGMDLIPRFANNKNLGAHYGALASMGGIAVLVGNFVLGSQLDRALTPSPQAAIPWVLLAAVPLCSSLAMMVICRPFKSTSTVNE from the coding sequence ATGTCAGACCTTACCGCCAACCGCGCCCCACGGCCTTATCCCCCGTTGCTTCTGGGTAGCCAGCTTGTTTTCAACATTGGTTTTTATGCCGTCGTGCCGTTTCTGGCTATTTTCCTGCGCGACGACATGCTGCTTTCCGGCTGGGCTATTGGGCTGGTAATTGGCTTTCGCACCTTCTCTCAACAGGGCATATTTTTAGTCGGCGGCGCGCTGGCCGATCGCTTCGGTGCACGCGTAACTATCCTGTGCGGCTGTGTCGTGCGTATCAGCGGCTATCTCCTGTTGGCGTTGGGCGACTCGCTATGGCCGATAATCCTCGGTGCCTGCCTGACCGGTGTCGGCGGTGCCCTGTTCTCCCCAGCCATTGAAGCGCTGATGGCACAGGCCGGTACGCAGAGTGAAAAAGAGGGAAAACGCAGCCGCTCCGAGTGGTTCGCCCTGTTTGCGATTTGCGGCGAGCTGGGTGCGGTGCTGGGGCCATTGCTCGGTTCGGTGCTGGCCGGATACGGATTCCAGCGCGTGGCGCTGGCGGGTGCAGGCGTTTTTGTTATCGCACTCATCGTGCTGTTTTTCAGCCTGCCGCCAACACAGCGAAATCAAGCTGAATTGCACATCGCTCCGTGGTGGGAAACCTTTCGCCAGCGGCGTTTTGTCGCCTTCATCATTGCCTACAGCGCTTACCTGTTCAGCTATAACCAGCTCTATCTGGCGCTACCGGTTGAACTGCATCGCTCCGGCAGTAGCGAAAAAGATCTCGGCACGCTGTTTGTGCTGGCCTCTCTACTGGTGATCGGATTACAGCTCCCACTGGCGCGTTTTGCTCGTCGGGTTGGTGCGGCACGCATGCTGCCATTAGGTTTCGCGCTGCTGTCCGCGTCCTTCTTTAGCGTCGCGCTGTTTGCCTCCACCACGCCGCCGGAAGGCTGGCAGCGCCTGCTCCCCGCGATCTCATTAATTACTCTGCTGACGCTGGGACAGATGCTTATCGTCCCCGTCGGGATGGACCTCATTCCACGCTTTGCCAACAACAAGAACCTGGGTGCGCACTATGGCGCACTGGCGTCAATGGGCGGCATCGCCGTGCTGGTCGGCAACTTTGTGCTCGGCAGCCAGCTCGATCGCGCGCTAACGCCATCGCCGCAGGCTGCGATTCCATGGGTGTTGCTCGCTGCCGTACCGTTGTGTAGCTCACTGGCGATGATGGTTATCTGCCGCCCGTTTAAATCCACTTCAACCGTGAATGAATAA
- a CDS encoding ABC transporter ATP-binding protein — MNHHLHAVSSPFLSLEHVSRYRQTPRLPWQKADPASAIFHDLSLNLQQHERVGLVGASGCGKSTLLKTLLVLEAPESGAVYCDGNLIKPGSVRSLLWYRRRVQYIPQDPAGSLAPRQRVADLLAEPLKRLRPDERSRASEKNLREVMDQVELSITLLDKVAGQLSGGQAQRVALARALIIRPEFLLADEPVSGLDLPLREQIKTLLQQITEQNKMGLLMVSHDISMLAGLCDRMLVMDSGCIIEDRPTAEILASPEQAHTARLLQAVPGLSASGY, encoded by the coding sequence ATGAATCACCACCTGCATGCGGTGTCCTCACCGTTTTTAAGTCTTGAGCACGTCAGCCGCTATCGCCAGACGCCGCGTTTGCCGTGGCAAAAGGCCGATCCTGCCAGCGCCATTTTTCACGACCTGTCGCTGAATTTGCAACAGCATGAACGCGTCGGGCTGGTCGGTGCCTCAGGCTGTGGTAAATCCACGCTGCTAAAAACCCTGCTTGTGCTTGAAGCGCCAGAGAGTGGCGCGGTGTACTGCGACGGCAACCTGATTAAGCCCGGTTCGGTACGCTCGCTACTTTGGTATCGCCGCCGCGTTCAGTATATTCCGCAGGATCCGGCAGGCTCCCTCGCCCCACGCCAGCGCGTCGCCGATCTCCTCGCTGAGCCACTGAAGCGGCTCCGTCCCGACGAGCGCAGTCGCGCTAGTGAAAAGAATTTACGTGAGGTTATGGATCAAGTAGAGCTAAGCATCACGCTTCTGGACAAGGTCGCTGGGCAGCTTTCCGGTGGGCAGGCACAGCGCGTTGCACTGGCGCGAGCACTGATTATCCGGCCTGAGTTTTTATTGGCAGATGAACCCGTCAGCGGTCTGGACTTGCCGCTACGTGAACAGATCAAAACCCTGCTTCAACAGATCACTGAACAAAACAAGATGGGATTACTGATGGTATCGCACGATATTTCCATGCTCGCCGGACTGTGCGACAGAATGCTGGTCATGGACAGCGGATGCATCATTGAAGATCGCCCTACCGCCGAGATACTGGCTTCACCAGAACAGGCGCACACCGCCCGTTTATTGCAGGCCGTACCTGGGCTGTCGGCCTCCGGCTATTAG
- a CDS encoding ABC transporter ATP-binding protein, producing the protein MGGETKVSDISFTLFAGELVCLLGASGSGKSLTAKTVIGTPPAGCQISGSIWVNGENVSQLKALARPHTSRVSAVFQDSATALNPLMPLGKQLSLALKAPSSAELSALLAAMKLDDIPNLLQRYPAELSGGQRQRICITLALLGKTRLLVADEPTTALDVITQQQVLQVLQERSAQPDAPALLFITHDIAVAAQLCQRGLVMENGQIVESGSMRQLLNAPQHPYTRSLVAAARRADNFLSTTALSSNVFPTAVAGALA; encoded by the coding sequence ATTGGTGGTGAAACAAAAGTCAGCGATATCAGCTTTACGCTGTTCGCAGGTGAACTTGTCTGTTTACTCGGCGCGTCCGGTTCAGGTAAATCCCTCACCGCCAAAACGGTAATCGGCACCCCACCCGCAGGATGCCAGATTAGCGGTAGTATTTGGGTTAATGGCGAGAATGTCAGCCAGTTGAAAGCGCTGGCACGCCCGCATACCAGTCGCGTCTCTGCCGTTTTTCAGGATTCTGCAACAGCCCTTAATCCCCTCATGCCGTTAGGAAAGCAGCTCTCGCTGGCGTTGAAAGCTCCCTCTTCTGCTGAGCTTTCTGCGCTTCTGGCTGCCATGAAGCTGGACGATATTCCCAATCTGCTGCAACGCTATCCTGCCGAACTGTCAGGTGGTCAGCGGCAGCGTATTTGTATTACCCTCGCGCTGCTCGGCAAAACTCGCTTACTGGTCGCGGACGAACCAACAACCGCGCTTGATGTCATTACCCAGCAGCAGGTATTGCAGGTGTTACAGGAACGTAGCGCGCAGCCAGATGCGCCTGCCCTGTTATTTATTACGCATGATATCGCCGTGGCCGCCCAACTCTGCCAGCGCGGTCTGGTGATGGAAAACGGCCAGATCGTTGAATCCGGCAGTATGCGGCAACTCCTGAATGCACCACAGCATCCCTATACTCGTAGTCTGGTCGCTGCCGCGCGTCGCGCTGACAATTTTTTATCAACCACTGCCTTATCCAGCAATGTGTTCCCCACCGCCGTTGCGGGAGCGCTTGCCTGA
- a CDS encoding thioredoxin, which produces MGHPSVYPTGTTIFNPEKAWGGYTVFQALERGAVLVDMNGTELRLWEGLHGFPNKILPGGYILGHSGERDSRYGMQDMVDLIQVDWDGNVVWKFNGYEHITDPDLPPEWMARVHHDYQRSGNPVGYYAPGQEPQSIGGNTLLLAHTNLHNERISDKLLLDDTIIEVDWQGNILWEWRCSDHFDELGFDDDAKTALYNNPNLRKSGGGMGDWMHINSMSALGPNPWFDQGDTRFHPDNIIWDARESNIIAIIDKLSGNIVWQLGPNYNTPELKHIGWIIGQHHAHMIPAGLPGAGNILVFDNGGWAGYGTPNPASPDGVKNAWRDHSRVLEINPVTLDIVWRYSPYEADIPHPTDAFRFYSPYISNIQRLPNGNTLINEGANGRLFEVTVDHEIVWEFISPYWGKTVNTNMLYRAYRVPYEWVPQLSRPQETPVIAPDNTQLRQPGAAAPGFASVIRIDGTRPYKKSGDALCVATDSEDLKRSPKLFAVNRERFAPLTADDWTELATQAGPQLLLIGAERCVHCKSLYRQLETILDNEEYRQLPSHYLDADHHIALAEKLAVRTLPTLLWLENGEEQARLSGAQQPERLRQWLAEQQA; this is translated from the coding sequence ATGGGACACCCTTCCGTCTACCCAACCGGCACGACAATTTTCAACCCGGAAAAAGCCTGGGGCGGCTACACCGTCTTTCAGGCACTGGAGCGCGGCGCAGTGCTGGTGGATATGAACGGCACCGAACTGCGCCTGTGGGAAGGCCTGCACGGTTTCCCTAACAAAATTCTGCCCGGCGGTTACATCCTCGGACACAGCGGCGAACGTGATTCGCGCTACGGTATGCAGGACATGGTCGATCTGATTCAGGTGGACTGGGATGGCAACGTCGTCTGGAAATTCAACGGTTATGAACACATTACCGATCCAGACCTTCCACCCGAATGGATGGCGCGCGTCCATCATGATTACCAGCGCAGCGGCAATCCGGTCGGCTATTACGCACCGGGGCAAGAACCGCAGTCGATTGGCGGCAACACGCTATTGCTGGCGCACACCAACCTGCACAATGAACGCATCAGCGACAAACTACTGCTTGATGACACCATCATAGAGGTGGACTGGCAGGGTAATATTTTATGGGAGTGGCGGTGCAGCGACCATTTCGACGAGCTGGGCTTTGATGACGATGCCAAAACCGCGCTGTACAACAATCCCAACCTGCGCAAGAGCGGCGGCGGGATGGGCGACTGGATGCATATCAACTCGATGTCGGCACTCGGCCCCAATCCATGGTTCGATCAGGGCGATACCCGTTTCCACCCCGATAACATCATCTGGGACGCACGCGAATCCAACATTATCGCCATCATCGACAAGCTGAGCGGTAACATCGTCTGGCAGCTTGGCCCCAATTACAACACACCTGAACTCAAACACATCGGCTGGATTATCGGCCAGCACCACGCGCATATGATCCCAGCGGGTTTGCCGGGCGCAGGCAATATTCTGGTGTTTGATAACGGCGGTTGGGCAGGCTACGGCACACCCAATCCGGCATCCCCCGATGGGGTGAAAAATGCCTGGCGCGACCATTCCCGCGTGTTGGAAATCAATCCGGTAACGCTGGATATTGTCTGGCGTTATTCGCCTTACGAAGCGGACATTCCACACCCTACCGACGCCTTCCGTTTTTACAGCCCGTACATCAGCAACATCCAGCGCCTGCCGAACGGCAATACGCTGATTAATGAAGGGGCCAACGGCCGGCTGTTTGAAGTCACCGTCGATCATGAGATTGTCTGGGAGTTTATTTCCCCCTACTGGGGTAAGACGGTGAACACCAACATGCTGTATCGCGCCTATCGCGTGCCCTACGAGTGGGTGCCACAGCTATCGCGCCCGCAGGAAACGCCAGTCATAGCCCCCGACAACACTCAGCTACGCCAGCCCGGAGCCGCCGCGCCCGGCTTCGCCAGCGTCATTCGTATTGACGGCACGCGCCCTTATAAAAAGAGCGGCGATGCCCTGTGCGTCGCGACCGACAGCGAAGACCTCAAGCGCAGCCCGAAACTCTTTGCCGTCAACCGTGAGCGCTTTGCTCCGCTTACCGCCGACGATTGGACAGAACTGGCAACACAGGCTGGCCCACAGCTGTTGCTAATCGGTGCAGAGCGCTGCGTCCACTGTAAGAGCCTTTACCGCCAACTGGAAACAATTCTGGATAACGAGGAATACCGCCAGTTGCCGAGCCATTATCTGGACGCCGATCATCACATTGCACTGGCGGAGAAACTGGCGGTAAGAACACTACCGACCCTACTATGGCTTGAAAACGGTGAAGAACAGGCTCGACTGAGCGGCGCACAACAGCCCGAACGCCTACGCCAATGGCTGGCAGAGCAGCAAGCCTAA
- a CDS encoding ABC transporter ATP-binding protein, translating into MTSITPDVPPPVVQFDHLRKQFRVQGEALTVIEDFSLSIHSGELVAIVGSSGCGKSTLLRMLVGLDNDYQGRVLVEGKTVRGIGRERGMVFQEPRLFPWLTVRQNIALGLANESISEKDRKHLIDHFIQLVHLQDFADALPAQLSGGMAQRVAIARGLVGNPRILMLDEPFGALDALTRQQMQQELRRIHQAEGTTTLLVTHDVEEAVYLADRVVVLAPRPGRIRQIATISLPHPRQRDSQAFHQQCSDLLALLTQPADMATALSSLNT; encoded by the coding sequence ATGACGTCCATAACCCCTGATGTGCCACCGCCAGTGGTGCAGTTCGACCACCTGCGTAAACAGTTTCGCGTACAGGGCGAAGCACTAACGGTGATTGAAGATTTTTCATTGTCGATTCACAGCGGTGAGCTGGTGGCAATTGTCGGCAGCAGCGGCTGCGGCAAATCCACACTGCTGCGCATGTTGGTCGGGTTAGATAACGACTATCAAGGGCGTGTGCTGGTAGAAGGAAAAACCGTGCGCGGCATCGGACGTGAGCGCGGCATGGTGTTTCAGGAACCGCGCCTGTTTCCATGGCTGACGGTGCGGCAAAACATCGCACTCGGGCTGGCGAATGAGTCAATCAGCGAAAAAGATCGCAAACACCTGATCGACCACTTCATTCAGTTAGTGCATTTGCAGGATTTTGCCGACGCCCTGCCCGCCCAACTTTCCGGTGGCATGGCGCAGCGCGTGGCTATCGCGCGCGGGCTTGTCGGCAATCCACGCATCTTGATGCTGGATGAACCTTTTGGCGCGCTGGACGCCCTGACCCGTCAGCAGATGCAACAGGAGCTGCGTCGTATTCATCAGGCAGAAGGCACCACCACGCTGTTGGTGACACACGACGTCGAAGAAGCGGTCTACCTCGCCGACCGCGTTGTCGTGCTGGCACCGCGACCGGGCCGTATCCGACAGATTGCAACCATTTCGCTACCACATCCGCGTCAGCGTGACAGCCAAGCTTTTCACCAGCAGTGCAGCGATCTACTTGCGCTACTGACGCAGCCTGCCGACATGGCTACCGCCCTCTCTTCTCTGAACACGTAA
- a CDS encoding ABC transporter permease yields the protein MNKSIVLKKTVTLWPALPIARVYSLVVPIVVPLALLALWYTSTHYGWMPAQILPAPNIVANTAVELWHNDLLPQLFISLQRLVGGLLAGLLAGLLAGTLLGALMGASRRAEHLLHPTVYALAQIPTLGWIPLFMVLFGIDDGLKLAVIIKAVIIPVTLHTQTGVRNVPHALQEVARTLRLPWHQRLVKLTLPAAFPTWLTGLRLALSQAWVSLIVVELLASSQGIGYLLVWGRQLFQLDIVFVCIAVIGLAGLTMEWLINQLERRLVFWPHPPLSQLTTTPSRKLSALVLPFLLLLLWQQASRFGWIDPLLLPPPADVWHMLLQGIHDGSLPEAMQASLTRALAGAVCGIVAGLVGGVLLGLNATSDALFTPTVATLRQIALFAWLPLLTAWVGNDEAGKITFVALASFFPMLVASHRGIRQRSQALQEVALVLQLRLSTRLRVLILPGAAPAIFAGLRLSLIYAWLGTIGAEYFMSSGTGIGSLMINAQQLLDMPLIISGMLLIGLMGAVLDRVGLGLEQRMTRWRSAGEIE from the coding sequence ATGAATAAGTCTATAGTGCTGAAAAAAACAGTGACCCTCTGGCCTGCTCTGCCGATAGCGCGGGTCTATTCTCTTGTAGTGCCAATAGTAGTGCCACTGGCGTTACTGGCGCTGTGGTACACCAGCACCCACTACGGCTGGATGCCCGCTCAGATTCTTCCTGCCCCCAATATCGTCGCCAACACCGCTGTCGAACTTTGGCATAACGATCTTCTGCCACAACTCTTTATCAGCCTGCAACGGCTAGTCGGCGGCCTACTGGCAGGTTTACTGGCAGGTTTACTGGCAGGCACGCTGCTCGGTGCGCTCATGGGAGCATCACGCCGTGCCGAACACCTGCTGCATCCGACGGTATACGCGCTGGCGCAAATTCCGACACTAGGCTGGATCCCGTTGTTTATGGTGCTGTTTGGCATTGATGACGGCCTAAAACTGGCGGTTATCATCAAGGCCGTGATTATTCCAGTGACGCTACATACGCAAACAGGCGTGCGCAACGTGCCGCATGCGCTACAAGAAGTCGCCCGCACCCTACGTCTTCCGTGGCACCAGCGCCTCGTCAAACTAACGCTACCTGCCGCGTTCCCAACCTGGCTAACCGGCTTGCGGCTCGCGCTTTCGCAGGCGTGGGTGTCGCTGATCGTGGTCGAGCTGCTGGCATCATCTCAGGGCATTGGCTATCTGCTGGTATGGGGGCGTCAGCTGTTTCAGCTAGACATCGTGTTTGTCTGCATCGCCGTCATCGGGCTAGCTGGACTGACAATGGAGTGGTTGATCAATCAACTGGAGCGCCGTCTGGTCTTCTGGCCGCATCCGCCACTCAGCCAATTAACCACAACACCGTCTCGCAAACTATCGGCACTGGTTTTACCGTTTCTGCTTCTGCTGTTATGGCAGCAGGCCAGCCGCTTCGGCTGGATCGATCCGCTCTTACTTCCCCCACCCGCCGACGTGTGGCACATGCTGCTGCAAGGCATCCACGATGGCTCACTGCCCGAGGCGATGCAGGCCAGTCTGACGCGCGCGCTCGCCGGCGCGGTATGCGGCATTGTCGCGGGTCTCGTAGGCGGCGTGTTGCTGGGACTGAATGCCACCAGCGACGCCCTCTTCACCCCCACGGTCGCGACGCTGCGCCAGATTGCTCTATTTGCCTGGCTGCCACTGCTGACCGCTTGGGTCGGTAACGATGAAGCTGGAAAAATCACGTTTGTCGCACTCGCCTCTTTCTTTCCCATGCTAGTGGCCAGCCATCGCGGCATTCGCCAACGTTCGCAGGCCTTACAGGAAGTCGCGCTGGTGTTGCAACTGCGTTTATCGACTCGTCTGCGAGTCCTAATTTTGCCGGGAGCCGCACCTGCCATCTTTGCGGGTTTACGCCTGTCGCTGATTTACGCCTGGCTTGGCACCATCGGCGCAGAATATTTCATGTCATCCGGCACCGGAATCGGCAGCCTGATGATCAACGCTCAGCAACTGCTGGACATGCCTTTGATTATCAGCGGCATGTTATTGATTGGATTAATGGGCGCGGTGCTCGACCGCGTCGGATTAGGTCTGGAACAGCGGATGACGCGCTGGCGTTCCGCAGGAGAAATCGAATGA
- a CDS encoding alkanesulfonate-binding protein: MQHAIPLALITPYSRWRLGMNKILGMTLLMSAALVSAVQADDSVTPDAQKPTEIRIGLPDQSAGSKPFIRGPLGLAHIQKQLEKEFEPQGIKIQWSFFKGAGPAVNEALANKQLDVVYLGDLAAIIGRAGGLPTRVLVGSRGSNSYLAVTPESGIQRIEDLRGKRIAVYKGTADQLSFERAIKSVGLNERDVRVINLDWTAGKAALAARRVDAVWGGVSLLALRKQGINIVTTSRALGWTNTTQAAVLATQDFIDRYPGTTQQLVNVLVDNAQWSGDAQHLPEYTALMSEQSQIPQAIFQEELKAEDLPFQSSPRLDPFLLSSLQDSIERAKAAGLIRNTFSASDWFDGQFADRALKAKGLESNWSVYDASGNPVK, from the coding sequence ATGCAGCATGCAATCCCTTTAGCGTTGATAACCCCTTATTCTCGCTGGCGGCTGGGAATGAATAAGATTCTTGGCATGACGTTACTGATGAGTGCCGCACTCGTTTCAGCGGTACAGGCGGACGATAGCGTAACGCCGGATGCACAGAAGCCGACGGAGATTCGTATCGGTTTGCCGGACCAAAGCGCAGGCAGTAAACCCTTTATCCGCGGGCCGTTGGGGCTGGCACATATTCAAAAACAGCTGGAGAAAGAATTTGAGCCACAGGGCATCAAAATTCAGTGGTCGTTCTTTAAAGGCGCAGGGCCAGCGGTGAATGAGGCGCTGGCAAACAAGCAGTTGGACGTGGTGTATCTGGGCGATCTGGCCGCCATTATTGGCCGAGCGGGTGGTCTGCCGACGCGGGTACTAGTGGGATCGCGTGGTTCTAATTCTTATCTGGCGGTAACGCCGGAATCGGGTATTCAACGCATTGAGGATTTACGCGGCAAGCGGATTGCGGTCTACAAAGGAACGGCCGATCAGCTGTCGTTTGAACGTGCAATTAAAAGTGTTGGGCTGAATGAACGCGATGTGCGGGTGATTAATCTCGACTGGACGGCGGGCAAAGCGGCGCTGGCAGCCAGACGCGTTGATGCGGTGTGGGGCGGCGTCTCTCTGCTGGCATTGCGCAAGCAGGGCATCAATATCGTTACCACCAGCCGTGCGCTCGGTTGGACGAACACCACGCAGGCTGCGGTGCTGGCGACGCAGGATTTTATCGATCGCTACCCAGGAACGACGCAGCAACTGGTGAATGTATTGGTAGATAATGCGCAGTGGAGCGGCGATGCGCAGCACTTGCCGGAATACACGGCACTGATGTCCGAGCAGAGCCAGATTCCACAGGCTATTTTTCAGGAAGAGCTGAAAGCGGAAGATCTCCCATTCCAAAGCTCGCCACGCCTCGACCCATTCCTGCTCAGCAGCTTGCAGGACAGCATCGAGCGGGCGAAAGCCGCTGGGCTGATTCGCAATACGTTCTCGGCCAGCGACTGGTTCGACGGTCAGTTTGCCGATCGAGCATTAAAGGCCAAAGGGCTGGAATCGAACTGGTCGGTGTATGACGCCAGCGGCAATCCCGTGAAATAA
- a CDS encoding LysR family transcriptional regulator, whose protein sequence is MHLDLRQLRNFLALSEHGSFVQAAEAVCLSQSAFSRSIQALEQTMGHPLIDRQSRRFALTWQGNTLLPFARRMQELSWELMTDMQQISEAQEGELTFGCGPAPSTSLIPKAVAHFHALRPRARVTYSVDNWQSLRERLLADEWPFIVADTWQAEMETNLHVQPLSQQRCIFICHSSHPLAQQTNVTPDDLLRFPLASPFMPVGMRKVLAALTRQPDYRPQIQCDHIYSVFSILRHTQAISFASEDGFALGRLSHQLVEIPLTGTPPEWGNMQTRFGIVTCLQRTLPPLAELMIETLLAQDRLRSPAPALPTI, encoded by the coding sequence ATGCATCTGGATTTACGGCAATTACGCAATTTTCTTGCACTGTCCGAACACGGGAGTTTTGTACAGGCCGCAGAAGCGGTCTGTCTGTCGCAGTCGGCATTCAGCCGCAGTATTCAAGCGCTGGAACAAACGATGGGACATCCGCTTATCGATCGTCAGAGCCGACGCTTTGCGCTGACATGGCAGGGCAATACGTTGCTGCCGTTTGCGCGGCGTATGCAGGAGCTGTCCTGGGAGTTGATGACCGACATGCAGCAAATCAGCGAGGCGCAGGAAGGCGAACTCACATTCGGCTGCGGCCCTGCACCGTCTACCTCGCTGATCCCCAAAGCGGTCGCACATTTCCATGCCCTTCGTCCACGAGCCAGAGTCACCTACAGCGTGGATAACTGGCAATCGCTGCGTGAGCGGCTGTTGGCCGACGAGTGGCCTTTCATCGTTGCCGATACCTGGCAGGCCGAAATGGAAACGAACCTCCATGTGCAGCCATTAAGCCAACAGCGCTGCATCTTTATCTGCCACTCCTCACATCCGTTGGCACAGCAGACAAACGTGACGCCGGACGATTTGCTACGCTTTCCGCTCGCCTCCCCTTTTATGCCCGTCGGCATGCGCAAGGTTTTGGCTGCCCTAACGCGCCAGCCCGACTACCGGCCGCAGATTCAGTGTGACCATATCTATTCCGTCTTCAGTATTTTGCGCCACACGCAGGCTATCAGCTTCGCCAGCGAGGATGGCTTCGCGCTAGGACGATTAAGCCATCAACTGGTAGAAATTCCGCTGACGGGAACACCACCGGAATGGGGAAACATGCAAACCCGCTTCGGTATTGTCACCTGTTTGCAGAGAACACTGCCGCCACTGGCCGAACTGATGATTGAAACCCTACTGGCACAAGACAGGCTGCGCTCACCGGCTCCAGCACTGCCGACCATCTGA